The Humulus lupulus chromosome 3, drHumLupu1.1, whole genome shotgun sequence genome window below encodes:
- the LOC133822892 gene encoding uncharacterized protein LOC133822892 produces MWGFASNAISSIGLKKSLILSSQACSECSDDDVCSNSSREEGLECPICWESFNIVENVPYVLWCGHTLCKHCVLGLQWAVIKFPTQQFKVPLFISCPWCHLLSLRLIYKGNLKFPRKNFFLLWMVESLNGDRVKFGSSFPGENQQVLSYNGSQSPKNPAHNVNLMSTSFSSCCGLTRYNDNDGSSHADRNYSSLHKSIDFFIHFTSKFSLVIIFLLIVFFVIPGSAVILAIYFVLTVLFAIPSFLVLYFAYPTIQRLVREITSRDIIG; encoded by the coding sequence ATGTGGGGTTTTGCTTCAAATGCCATTTCAAGTATTGGACTGAAGAAAAGCTTGATCCTTTCGAGTCAAGCTTGTTCAGAGTGTTCAGATGACGATGTCTGCTCAAATAGTAGCAGAGAAGAAGGACTAGAGTGTCCAATATGCTGGGAATCTTTCAACATTGTTGAGAATGTACCCTATGTCTTATGGTGCGGCCATACTCTGTGCAAACATTGTGTTTTAGGGCTTCAATGGGCAGTCATTAAATTCCCCACTCAACAATTTAAGGTTCCCCTTTTCATTTCCTGCCCTTGGTGCCACCTGCTCTCGTTAAGGTTGATTTATAAGGGAAATTTAAAGTTTCCTCGCAAGAACTTCTTCCTTTTATGGATGGTTGAGAGCTTGAATGGTGATAGGGTTAAGTTTGGATCATCCTTTCCTGGGGAAAATCAACAGGTTTTGTCTTACAACGGTAGTCAATCCCCGAAAAATCCAGCTCACAATGTTAACCTCATGAGTACCTCATTTTCTAGTTGTTGTGGACTTACAAGATATAATGATAATGATGGTAGCAGCCATGCTGATAGGAACTATTCTTCTCTTCATAAATCTATTGATTTCTTTATTCACTTTACATCCAAGTTTTCATTAGTCATCATATTTCTCTTGATAGTATTCTTTGTCATACCTGGGAGTGCTGTCATCTTGGCCATTTACTTTGTACTCACTGTTCTTTTTGCAATCCCATCTTTCTTGGTATTGTACTTTGCTTACCCCACTATACAGAGGCTGGTAAGAGAAATAACTTCACGAGACATCATTGGATAG
- the LOC133822891 gene encoding uncharacterized protein At3g61260-like isoform X1, with protein MDNLFRQTRVRFSGFGQEKKEESGSSRDQKISPQKTVTFKDRKKDQNWFRRQFNRQMSQNNDSNDIDHATAVAAAAYAISSLKDLGIQYQKEEPGTSKITSKSKKEEATISIQEPGRASKRFSGQGTMKSSEYPASMVPATSATDTKKPEKTLLPAPSFRKTASALDMELSGDSKVGRTASKPEVGAKPPNDRQLSRRFETETSTSKPNLATTEKPASLPPPPQPKRQSSTGPGMRKTQADAWEEAEMARIKERYEKQIATILDWEQKKKAKAKRHAEKSERKLEEKRAKDTKKNRNEMQYIDQVAGGARAKAEKKKMNDELKIKEKANTIRRTGVLPKTCFCF; from the exons ATGGATAATTTGTTTAGACAAACAAG GGTGCGATTTTCAGGATTCGGGCAGGAGAAGAAAGAGGAGTCTGGTAGCAGCAGAGACCAAAAAATTTCACCCCAGAAAACTGTAACTTTTAAAG ATAGAAAGAAAGATCAGAACTGGTTCAGGAGACAATTCAATAGGCAAATGAGTCAAAATAATGATTCTAACGATATTGACCATGCAACCGCTGTGGCAGCTGCTGCATATGCCATTAGCTCACTCAAAGACTTAGGCATCCAATATCAAAAAGAGGAGCCTGGAACCTCTAAGATAACAAGCAAGAGCAAGAAAGAAGAGGCAACAATTTCGATCCAGGAACCTGGTAGAGCTTCAAAAAGATTTTCCG GTCAAGGTACAATGAAAAGTTCAGAATACCCAGCCAGCATGGTGCCAGCAACTTCCGCTACTGATACAAAAAAACCTGAAAAAACCTTGCTTCCAGCCCCATCATTTAGAAAGACTGCATCAGCGCTTGATATGGAACTGAGCGGCGATTCGAAAGTTGGAAGAACAGCATCAAAACCTGAGGTAGGTGCCAAACCGCCAAACGATAGGCAGTTGAGCCGAAGATTTGAAACTGAAacttcaacatcaaaacctaattTGGCCACCACCGAGAAGCCTGCATCCCTGCCTCCTCCACCTCAACCAAAGAGACAGAGTTCAACAGGGCCTGGAATGAGGAAAACTCAAGCGGACGCCTGGGAAGAAGCTGAGATGGCGAGAATTAAAGAAAG GTATGAGAAGCAAATAGCGACTATACTTGACTGGGAGCAGAAAAAGAAGGCAAAAGCCAAACGCCATGCAGAAAAATCAGAG AGAAAATTGGAGGAAAAAAGAGCAAAAGACACAAAAAAGAACCGCAACGAGATGCAATATATAGATCAAGTTGCAGGGGGTGCAAGGGCAAAGGCAGAAAAAAAGAAGATGAACGACGAATTAAAGATCAAAGAAAAGGCTAATACAATCAGGAGAACAGGGGTCCTTCCAAAAACATGTTTCTGCTTCTGA
- the LOC133822891 gene encoding uncharacterized protein At3g61260-like isoform X2 yields the protein MSQNNDSNDIDHATAVAAAAYAISSLKDLGIQYQKEEPGTSKITSKSKKEEATISIQEPGRASKRFSGQGTMKSSEYPASMVPATSATDTKKPEKTLLPAPSFRKTASALDMELSGDSKVGRTASKPEVGAKPPNDRQLSRRFETETSTSKPNLATTEKPASLPPPPQPKRQSSTGPGMRKTQADAWEEAEMARIKERYEKQIATILDWEQKKKAKAKRHAEKSERKLEEKRAKDTKKNRNEMQYIDQVAGGARAKAEKKKMNDELKIKEKANTIRRTGVLPKTCFCF from the exons ATGAGTCAAAATAATGATTCTAACGATATTGACCATGCAACCGCTGTGGCAGCTGCTGCATATGCCATTAGCTCACTCAAAGACTTAGGCATCCAATATCAAAAAGAGGAGCCTGGAACCTCTAAGATAACAAGCAAGAGCAAGAAAGAAGAGGCAACAATTTCGATCCAGGAACCTGGTAGAGCTTCAAAAAGATTTTCCG GTCAAGGTACAATGAAAAGTTCAGAATACCCAGCCAGCATGGTGCCAGCAACTTCCGCTACTGATACAAAAAAACCTGAAAAAACCTTGCTTCCAGCCCCATCATTTAGAAAGACTGCATCAGCGCTTGATATGGAACTGAGCGGCGATTCGAAAGTTGGAAGAACAGCATCAAAACCTGAGGTAGGTGCCAAACCGCCAAACGATAGGCAGTTGAGCCGAAGATTTGAAACTGAAacttcaacatcaaaacctaattTGGCCACCACCGAGAAGCCTGCATCCCTGCCTCCTCCACCTCAACCAAAGAGACAGAGTTCAACAGGGCCTGGAATGAGGAAAACTCAAGCGGACGCCTGGGAAGAAGCTGAGATGGCGAGAATTAAAGAAAG GTATGAGAAGCAAATAGCGACTATACTTGACTGGGAGCAGAAAAAGAAGGCAAAAGCCAAACGCCATGCAGAAAAATCAGAG AGAAAATTGGAGGAAAAAAGAGCAAAAGACACAAAAAAGAACCGCAACGAGATGCAATATATAGATCAAGTTGCAGGGGGTGCAAGGGCAAAGGCAGAAAAAAAGAAGATGAACGACGAATTAAAGATCAAAGAAAAGGCTAATACAATCAGGAGAACAGGGGTCCTTCCAAAAACATGTTTCTGCTTCTGA
- the LOC133821221 gene encoding uncharacterized protein LOC133821221 produces MEVLLLNSIMESIQRLRNDYAGLKDDLRVIKDELRAITEHGKHRHSEAKIFERKMVEKLIGRKEDVAFVNPSGKDKANDFDRQKDGVLKCSGVESKMDDLSNGELNKCVGDIQGLDDSSTNIECKRKTCVGNGEDKCLGGNFENFDDTVFRISSQFGETLLQREMSMKKPRVCTINQKCSKLSNVKVGSQSVSSSIGGPVERRKKTVNV; encoded by the exons ATGGAAGTTTTATTGCTGAATTCTATAATGGAATCAATTCAGAGGCTGCGTAATGATTATGCTGGGTTGAAAGATGATTTGAGAGTAATTAAAGATGAATTACGTGCAATAACTGAACATGGGAAACATAGACATAGTGAGGCGAAAATCTTTGAGCGTAAAATGGTTGAAAAATTAATTGGGAGGAAGGAAGATGTTGCTTTTGTAAATCCTTCAGGTAAAGACAAAGCAAATGATTTTGATAGACAGAAAGATGGTGTCCTTAAATGTAGTGGGGTTGAAAGCAAAATGGACGATTTAAGTAACGGTGAGTTGAATAAGTGTGTAGGAGATATTCAGGGGTTAGATGATAGCTCAACTAATATAGAATGCAAAAGGAAGACATGTGTTGGTAATGGAGAGGATAAATGTTTGGGGGGAAACTTCGAGAACTTTGATGATACTGTTTTCAGGATTTCATCCCAATTTGGAGAAACATTATTGCAGCGTGAAATGTCGATGAAA AAGCCTAGAGTTTGTACGATTAACCAAAAATGTTCAAAGTTGTCGAATGTAAAAGTAGGAAGCCAGTCAGTGTCTAGTAGCATTGGTGGGCCTGTTGAACGGAGGAAAAAAACGGTAAATGTGTAA